In the Clostridium beijerinckii genome, one interval contains:
- a CDS encoding baseplate J/gp47 family protein: MSDSRDVIQARLLTNINDSYNKSEGEFMYDAEMPVAIELEGAYTEIEGVLDKRFAETATGKDLDKVVKDVGLTRKLTTQSIGKVTITGVVGAPINKGELVASDNVNFEFTETLVIPESGSIDVSVKCVKYGEVGNIPVGAIKYFPKTLSGLQKVINKEAISNGYNEETDEELRKRYYAKIRTPATSGNKYHYRNWALEVTGVGDARVLPLWNGNGTVKVVIINSNKTGADRTLVDSVKNYIDPVDGMGEGQAPIGATVTVVSAIEKAINITANVSITNGVNLGVIQTTFKTLVIEHLQSISFNASYISIAKIGKILLSTEGVMDYSDLKINGTTSNINLADEEIAVMGNVNLGVM; encoded by the coding sequence ATGAGCGATAGCAGAGATGTTATACAAGCTAGGCTATTAACCAATATAAATGATTCGTACAATAAGTCTGAGGGTGAATTTATGTATGATGCGGAGATGCCAGTTGCAATTGAACTTGAGGGCGCATATACGGAAATTGAAGGCGTATTAGATAAGAGATTTGCAGAAACAGCTACTGGAAAAGATCTTGATAAAGTAGTAAAAGATGTTGGATTAACGCGTAAATTAACAACTCAATCTATTGGGAAAGTTACAATTACTGGAGTGGTCGGTGCTCCTATAAATAAAGGTGAATTAGTAGCTAGTGATAATGTTAACTTTGAATTCACAGAAACATTGGTTATACCTGAAAGTGGGAGTATAGATGTTTCGGTAAAATGTGTGAAATACGGTGAGGTCGGTAATATACCAGTTGGGGCTATTAAATATTTTCCAAAGACACTTTCAGGACTTCAAAAAGTAATTAATAAAGAAGCTATTTCAAATGGATATAATGAGGAGACTGATGAAGAGTTAAGAAAAAGGTATTATGCTAAAATCCGGACTCCTGCAACGTCTGGGAATAAATATCACTATAGAAATTGGGCATTAGAGGTAACAGGTGTTGGAGATGCAAGAGTATTACCTTTATGGAATGGGAACGGAACTGTAAAAGTTGTTATTATAAATTCTAATAAGACTGGAGCTGATAGAACATTAGTAGATAGTGTTAAAAATTATATCGATCCAGTTGATGGAATGGGCGAAGGACAAGCACCAATTGGAGCAACAGTAACGGTTGTTTCAGCGATTGAAAAGGCAATAAATATAACTGCAAATGTGAGCATAACTAATGGAGTTAATCTTGGAGTAATACAAACAACTTTTAAGACATTGGTAATAGAGCATTTGCAAAGTATTTCATTTAATGCTTCATATATAAGTATAGCAAAGATAGGAAAAATATTATTAAGTACTGAAGGAGTCATGGACTATTCTGATTTAAAAATTAATGGTACAACATCAAACATTAATTTAGCTGATGAAGAAATTGCAGTAATGGGAAATGTAAATTTGGGGGTGATGTGA
- a CDS encoding phage tail sheath C-terminal domain-containing protein: MTVTMPNIDVSFSQKAASLPERSERGYAILIVKDDTSAMFNYKEYSDITEVDTDKELYTEDNLQYLKDIFTFAPYKACVVKIGNTATISDALKIVIENVKTGWITMADGRTEDFTTLSSWIKSQVANKRTYKAVVYNVTSPDEKHIVNFVNTKITFSDSRGERTGEKYCPSLIGILAKCNITQGCNNFRCTNLSKVSEVDDRNEALGAGKFILINDGADVRIARGINSLTTTNGKSATEDMKEIEVVEAMDLMQDDISTTFKEDYLGGGYKNKYDNQILFISAVNGYFKKLSANGTDVLDEEYENKSDINVEKQREAWIEAGTNEAKDWTDIQVRKNTFKRSLFINANVKILQSMVDLDFAINLA; encoded by the coding sequence AGATGATACAAGCGCAATGTTTAATTATAAAGAATATTCCGATATAACTGAGGTAGACACTGATAAAGAATTATATACGGAAGATAATTTACAATATTTAAAAGATATATTTACATTTGCCCCATATAAGGCTTGTGTAGTGAAAATTGGGAATACAGCAACTATTTCTGATGCATTAAAAATTGTTATCGAGAATGTAAAAACAGGATGGATAACAATGGCAGATGGTAGAACAGAAGATTTTACAACCTTATCAAGTTGGATAAAATCGCAAGTTGCTAATAAAAGAACTTATAAAGCGGTAGTATACAATGTAACTTCACCAGATGAAAAGCATATAGTTAATTTTGTTAATACAAAGATAACTTTTAGTGATAGCAGGGGTGAACGAACAGGAGAAAAATATTGTCCAAGTCTTATTGGAATTTTAGCAAAATGTAATATTACACAAGGATGCAATAACTTTAGATGTACAAATCTTAGTAAGGTTTCAGAGGTTGATGATAGAAATGAGGCTCTAGGTGCAGGGAAGTTTATTTTAATTAATGATGGTGCAGATGTTAGAATTGCACGTGGAATTAACAGTTTAACTACTACAAATGGGAAATCAGCTACAGAAGATATGAAAGAAATAGAAGTGGTTGAAGCAATGGATCTTATGCAAGATGATATTTCAACTACATTTAAAGAGGATTATCTTGGTGGTGGATATAAGAATAAATATGATAATCAAATTTTATTTATTTCAGCAGTTAATGGATATTTTAAAAAATTATCAGCTAATGGAACAGACGTATTAGATGAAGAATACGAAAATAAAAGTGATATAAATGTTGAAAAACAAAGAGAAGCATGGATAGAAGCAGGCACAAACGAGGCTAAAGATTGGACAGATATCCAAGTTAGAAAAAATACATTTAAGAGAAGTTTATTTATTAATGCTAATGTGAAAATATTACAAAGCATGGTCGATTTAGACTTTGCAATTAATTTAGCTTAG
- a CDS encoding DUF2634 domain-containing protein, whose product MFPNQEVVNTIDKLDDTNSISSKGKSPCFNFETGDFYVKDGRVETISKHEALKQWIQKTIRTDKNKYKIYNTNNTEKYGVDSLLDLITSDYPLAYKEAQIQIIITEALLRNSDIKAVNNFVFKKDKRLLNCTFDVISIYGTSTESVVR is encoded by the coding sequence TTGTTTCCGAATCAAGAAGTAGTTAACACAATAGACAAATTAGATGATACAAATTCAATAAGTAGTAAAGGTAAATCTCCATGTTTCAATTTTGAAACAGGAGATTTTTATGTTAAAGATGGAAGAGTAGAAACAATAAGTAAGCACGAGGCTTTAAAGCAATGGATTCAAAAAACTATTAGAACAGATAAAAACAAATACAAAATATATAATACAAACAATACTGAAAAATATGGTGTTGATTCGCTTTTGGATTTAATAACAAGCGATTATCCTTTAGCTTATAAGGAAGCGCAAATTCAAATTATAATTACAGAAGCATTATTAAGAAATTCTGATATAAAAGCTGTAAATAATTTTGTGTTTAAAAAGGATAAAAGGTTACTTAATTGCACTTTTGATGTTATTAGTATTTATGGCACAAGCACAGAAAGTGTGGTGAGATAG
- a CDS encoding YmfQ family protein, which yields MNYGTTQYGINEEDNIDEIKLISPDLMKYMPDYYITSKVMKELENSNSLELGRLNYKIRDIKNQLWIDTATWGLSYWEKEYGIETNLLLGYEQRREVLKAKKRGQGTTTKQMIKNVAETFSGGEVNIIQDNPNYAFVVQFVGVKGIPKNMQLFKDMLENIKPAHLGYTIKYTYTVWNVLKENKLTCNNAKLKTWDELKVYE from the coding sequence ATGAATTATGGTACAACCCAATATGGAATTAATGAAGAAGATAACATAGATGAGATAAAACTAATATCACCTGATCTCATGAAATATATGCCCGACTATTATATTACATCTAAAGTTATGAAGGAATTAGAAAATTCTAATTCGCTGGAGCTTGGAAGATTAAATTATAAAATTAGAGATATAAAGAATCAGCTTTGGATAGATACTGCAACATGGGGTCTTAGCTACTGGGAAAAGGAATATGGAATTGAAACTAATTTATTATTAGGGTATGAACAAAGGCGAGAAGTACTTAAGGCTAAGAAAAGAGGGCAAGGCACAACAACTAAACAGATGATTAAAAATGTAGCTGAAACTTTTTCTGGGGGAGAAGTAAACATAATACAAGATAATCCTAACTATGCTTTTGTAGTTCAATTTGTTGGAGTTAAGGGGATACCAAAAAACATGCAGTTATTTAAAGATATGCTGGAAAATATTAAACCTGCACATCTAGGATACACGATTAAATACACTTATACTGTTTGGAATGTATTAAAAGAAAATAAATTAACATGTAACAATGCAAAATTGAAGACATGGGATGAGTTAAAAGTTTATGAATAG
- a CDS encoding cobalt ABC transporter permease produces the protein MKEVLISQVAPVAATAVVAILVALIKAVGGATIEVLAKKKEEIEQKIKATGHEEELKTAKEVWGIIEEKYRITENANQVLGSKSNEFDKLLLKRIPGLSQENLNDLRQAIAGQVNVGKQAILTKEDAIKQLQHTNTLLQSENKSLKEQLNKVQTLVGTTKTESN, from the coding sequence ATGAAAGAAGTATTGATTAGTCAAGTTGCACCAGTGGCGGCTACTGCGGTAGTAGCAATTTTAGTAGCACTTATTAAAGCTGTTGGAGGTGCAACAATAGAAGTATTAGCCAAAAAGAAAGAAGAAATTGAGCAAAAAATCAAAGCAACAGGACATGAAGAAGAATTAAAAACAGCAAAAGAAGTATGGGGTATTATAGAAGAAAAATATAGAATTACAGAAAATGCAAATCAAGTTTTAGGATCTAAATCAAATGAGTTCGATAAATTATTACTTAAAAGAATACCAGGACTATCTCAAGAAAATCTCAATGATTTAAGACAAGCTATAGCAGGACAAGTTAACGTTGGAAAGCAAGCTATATTAACTAAAGAAGATGCAATAAAGCAATTGCAACATACTAATACCTTATTACAATCAGAGAATAAATCTCTTAAAGAGCAATTAAATAAAGTTCAAACTTTAGTAGGCACAACAAAAACAGAAAGTAATTAA
- a CDS encoding phage tail tube protein: MGNQALANKVLTGSSGNLWFNGQLLANLSKIEAKVKGNFETVEFCGDNATYSRYNGWSGEGTLTVKKVDSTIWKICADAYKSGVMPDIKLISSLTDKATGKSEKASIEGVVITEFLLAGFESKKIIEEEFPFNFGDFDAIETI, translated from the coding sequence ATGGGAAATCAAGCATTAGCGAATAAGGTTTTGACAGGCAGCAGTGGTAATCTGTGGTTTAATGGACAGCTTTTAGCTAATTTAAGTAAGATTGAAGCTAAAGTAAAAGGTAATTTTGAAACGGTTGAGTTTTGTGGAGATAATGCAACATATAGCAGATATAATGGGTGGTCAGGAGAAGGTACTCTTACAGTAAAAAAAGTTGATAGTACAATATGGAAGATTTGTGCTGATGCATATAAAAGTGGAGTTATGCCAGATATAAAATTAATATCAAGTTTAACTGATAAAGCAACAGGAAAAAGTGAAAAAGCGAGTATAGAGGGAGTAGTAATAACTGAATTCTTACTTGCTGGGTTTGAATCTAAAAAAATAATTGAAGAAGAGTTTCCGTTTAACTTTGGAGACTTCGATGCTATTGAAACTATTTAA
- a CDS encoding phage tail tape measure protein, with translation MASKVINTILNLKDNFSDTIQNVAKNTQGFKSGMKDTEDQAVKMKKTVSEAFSIVKDSMLRGIGFGAGMDIWESMKDGIVETVTFGNELQKSLNGVMTSSGLAETGMDRMKNVMLDIYNDNFGENFEEIGEALKAVGEQTGYTGDDLKGLTENAIALKDTFGYEVNESVRSASTLMKQFGVDGDEAFNLIAQGKQGGLDFSGEMLDSINEYSVQFKKLGLNAEDMFNVFSAGSQEGAFNLDKVGDAVKEFSIRAVDGSKTTEDGFTQLGFNADDLAAKFAQGGDSAKDTFEDVIAALSNMKDPLKQSQIGVELFGTQFEDLGINVIESLGNVDGEISNTYDALAQINKIKYSDVGSAFEGIKRNIQTSVLIPISDAVLPRLNDFANWFRSNIPEIKEDIGGVTNTFLSVGGSIIDKIVPSLGNLIGSASNLVSTIYNSVVPSFSAITPDNWDSVSDAISGIIDGATGVVNFVNDNWPTIEPVVYSIVGAIAAWQLAIVGVNTWIGITTFATSAWGTIELMIWGIQNATSAWEAAQWLLNVAMDANPIGVVTIAIAGLGFAIYEVVKHFKDICEWAENAWGKLKKFLGLDGSKVNVTATETVTSVTNGSGDPVYTRTPMNATGTHYWPGGPTRMNEFGNGEMAILPSGSKVIPAGQTDKILNNSSQPFIVQLIVQGNLIGNEEYADILGQHIYNKLYYQMVNS, from the coding sequence TTGGCATCTAAAGTAATTAATACCATATTAAATTTGAAAGATAATTTTAGTGACACTATTCAGAATGTTGCTAAAAATACTCAAGGATTTAAGTCTGGTATGAAGGATACAGAAGATCAGGCTGTTAAAATGAAAAAAACAGTTAGTGAAGCTTTTAGTATTGTTAAAGACTCTATGCTTAGGGGAATCGGCTTTGGTGCTGGTATGGATATATGGGAGAGCATGAAAGATGGTATAGTTGAAACTGTTACTTTCGGAAATGAGCTTCAAAAATCTCTAAATGGAGTTATGACATCTAGTGGACTTGCTGAAACTGGCATGGATAGAATGAAAAATGTCATGCTAGATATATACAATGATAATTTTGGAGAGAATTTCGAAGAGATAGGCGAAGCATTAAAAGCAGTAGGAGAGCAAACTGGATATACTGGTGATGATTTAAAAGGACTAACTGAAAATGCAATAGCATTAAAAGATACTTTTGGATATGAGGTAAATGAATCTGTTAGATCAGCATCAACTTTAATGAAACAATTTGGAGTAGATGGTGATGAAGCATTTAATTTAATTGCACAAGGGAAACAAGGCGGATTAGATTTTAGTGGAGAAATGTTAGATTCTATCAATGAATATAGTGTGCAATTCAAAAAACTTGGATTAAATGCTGAAGATATGTTTAATGTATTCTCAGCAGGATCACAAGAAGGTGCTTTTAATTTAGACAAAGTTGGAGATGCAGTTAAAGAATTTTCTATAAGAGCTGTTGATGGAAGTAAAACAACAGAAGATGGATTCACTCAGCTTGGATTTAATGCTGATGATTTAGCAGCTAAATTTGCTCAAGGCGGAGATAGCGCAAAAGATACTTTTGAGGATGTTATTGCAGCTTTATCAAATATGAAAGACCCTTTAAAACAAAGCCAAATAGGCGTCGAACTGTTTGGAACGCAATTTGAAGATTTAGGTATAAACGTAATTGAAAGCTTAGGAAATGTTGATGGAGAAATAAGCAACACATATGATGCTTTGGCACAAATAAACAAAATAAAATATAGCGATGTAGGTAGTGCATTTGAGGGAATTAAACGCAATATTCAAACAAGCGTATTAATTCCAATCTCGGATGCTGTACTACCGCGTTTAAATGATTTTGCAAATTGGTTTAGAAGTAATATTCCTGAAATAAAAGAAGATATAGGTGGAGTAACTAATACTTTTTTAAGTGTTGGAGGTTCAATTATAGACAAAATTGTGCCTTCGCTTGGTAATTTAATAGGTTCTGCATCTAATTTGGTAAGCACCATTTATAATAGTGTTGTACCATCATTTTCAGCTATAACACCTGATAATTGGGATTCTGTAAGTGATGCTATTTCTGGAATAATTGATGGAGCTACAGGAGTAGTTAATTTTGTAAATGACAATTGGCCAACAATTGAACCAGTTGTATATAGTATAGTTGGAGCAATCGCTGCATGGCAGTTAGCTATCGTTGGAGTTAATACTTGGATTGGAATTACAACATTTGCAACTAGTGCATGGGGAACAATAGAACTTATGATTTGGGGGATACAAAATGCTACAAGTGCCTGGGAAGCAGCACAATGGCTGTTAAATGTGGCAATGGATGCAAATCCAATTGGAGTTGTAACCATTGCAATAGCTGGTTTAGGATTTGCAATATATGAAGTTGTAAAACACTTTAAAGATATTTGTGAATGGGCAGAAAATGCATGGGGAAAACTTAAGAAGTTTCTTGGATTAGATGGCTCTAAAGTTAATGTAACAGCAACAGAAACAGTTACATCCGTAACAAATGGAAGCGGAGATCCAGTGTATACAAGAACGCCTATGAATGCAACAGGAACACATTATTGGCCTGGTGGCCCTACTAGAATGAATGAGTTTGGAAATGGAGAAATGGCAATACTGCCAAGTGGATCGAAAGTTATTCCGGCAGGTCAAACAGATAAGATATTGAATAATAGTAGTCAACCATTTATTGTACAATTAATTGTTCAAGGTAATTTAATAGGAAATGAGGAATATGCAGATATATTAGGTCAGCATATTTACAATAAACTTTATTATCAAATGGTTAATTCATAG
- a CDS encoding XkdQ/YqbQ family protein produces MYKLIVNNQDIFNDGNTVSWGGDTDNLGSQLTFDSIKEIPTGTVVQLFNDSLEIFRGIAFHPIKKRWIWSYTCQDYSYYLKNNKISVKQFYNMRADDAIRSLANEAYLICIIVDMPTPISKTYSNTTMDKIIDDILEQAKNDQGATYFKEIEGNILYIRKLSEMKINPKIILPKQIDIDMSMEKMKNRITVTSGNDDNAKVEATAEDTSQQGFYGVLSDNFNVDDKNIAQAQNIANNALANSNKIEYSATLNDMIALKDGDLIKPNRMIYLQAGSRLNGYYKIKNANHKLQNGLHKASITVVW; encoded by the coding sequence GTGTATAAGCTTATTGTTAATAATCAAGATATTTTTAATGATGGCAATACTGTTTCGTGGGGTGGAGATACAGATAACTTGGGGAGTCAATTAACTTTTGATAGTATAAAAGAAATTCCTACAGGAACAGTTGTGCAGCTATTTAATGACTCCTTAGAAATTTTTAGAGGAATTGCATTTCATCCAATTAAAAAAAGATGGATATGGAGTTATACATGTCAGGACTATAGTTATTATCTTAAGAATAATAAAATCTCGGTCAAACAATTTTATAATATGAGGGCAGATGATGCTATAAGATCCTTAGCTAATGAAGCGTATTTAATCTGTATAATAGTAGACATGCCAACTCCTATAAGCAAAACTTATTCGAATACTACTATGGATAAAATAATAGACGACATTTTAGAACAAGCTAAAAATGACCAGGGAGCAACATATTTTAAAGAAATAGAAGGTAATATTTTATATATTAGAAAGCTTTCAGAAATGAAAATTAATCCTAAAATAATTTTGCCTAAGCAAATAGATATAGATATGTCAATGGAGAAAATGAAAAATAGGATAACTGTAACAAGCGGAAATGATGATAATGCAAAAGTAGAAGCTACAGCAGAAGATACAAGTCAACAAGGATTCTATGGAGTTTTAAGTGATAATTTCAATGTAGACGATAAAAATATTGCACAAGCTCAAAATATTGCTAATAATGCTTTAGCAAATAGCAATAAAATAGAATATTCAGCTACTTTAAATGATATGATAGCACTTAAAGATGGAGATTTAATAAAGCCTAATAGAATGATTTATTTGCAAGCAGGAAGTAGATTGAATGGCTATTATAAAATAAAAAATGCAAATCATAAATTACAAAATGGATTGCATAAGGCAAGTATTACAGTTGTTTGGTAG
- a CDS encoding tyrosine-type recombinase/integrase, producing MLNEELAIKILGRITLLFTELEINLSKQLELKKELDEILYDYEITSKCTELTTSDIKGKAKLYIACKKLEGLSNKTLYNYVLFLEKLDMFFNKPCSTIGTMDLRMFLAAYSKDKAAGTTNGYITMLKGFFGWLQAEEYILKNPAFQLKQTKVPKIILQGYKADNLEKLREACVTEKEKCLFELLDSTACRIGEIDEVKIEDINWQEQSIIVTGKGSKERIVYFSTKAKLHIQAYIQNRSNGYLFISDKAPYQHIKVRALQLILLRIKKRTGIAERVHCHKFRRTQATYLLNSGMTIQGVQKILGHTSPETTQRYAQLSQENLKNEYKRLVH from the coding sequence GTGTTAAATGAAGAGTTAGCAATAAAAATTCTCGGGAGAATAACATTGCTTTTCACAGAGTTAGAAATAAATCTATCAAAGCAGCTAGAATTGAAGAAGGAATTGGATGAAATACTATATGATTATGAAATAACAAGTAAATGTACAGAATTAACCACAAGTGATATAAAAGGAAAAGCAAAGCTATATATTGCTTGCAAAAAATTAGAAGGATTAAGTAATAAGACATTATATAATTATGTATTGTTTTTAGAAAAATTAGATATGTTTTTTAATAAACCATGCTCTACTATAGGAACTATGGATTTAAGAATGTTTTTAGCTGCATATAGTAAAGATAAAGCAGCTGGTACCACAAATGGATATATAACAATGCTTAAAGGTTTCTTTGGATGGCTACAGGCAGAAGAATATATTCTTAAAAATCCAGCCTTTCAATTAAAGCAAACAAAAGTGCCTAAAATAATTTTACAAGGGTATAAAGCAGATAACTTAGAAAAACTAAGAGAAGCTTGTGTAACGGAAAAAGAAAAATGTTTATTCGAGTTGCTGGATAGTACAGCTTGCAGAATAGGAGAAATAGACGAGGTGAAAATAGAAGACATTAATTGGCAAGAACAAAGTATAATTGTTACTGGTAAAGGAAGCAAGGAAAGAATTGTTTATTTTTCTACTAAAGCAAAATTACATATACAAGCCTATATTCAAAACAGATCAAATGGATATTTATTTATTTCAGATAAAGCTCCATATCAACATATTAAGGTTAGAGCATTGCAACTTATTTTATTAAGGATTAAAAAAAGAACAGGTATAGCAGAGCGTGTACATTGTCATAAATTTAGAAGAACTCAAGCAACTTATCTTTTAAATTCAGGAATGACAATTCAAGGGGTACAAAAAATATTAGGTCATACAAGTCCAGAGACTACTCAAAGGTATGCTCAACTTTCTCAAGAAAACCTTAAAAATGAGTATAAGAGATTGGTTCACTAA
- a CDS encoding XkdX family protein codes for MYNTLLRLYKDGAVTETGLEKAVTLKWITGEEKTQIIASVSAS; via the coding sequence ATGTACAATACTTTGTTAAGATTATATAAAGATGGAGCTGTTACAGAAACAGGATTAGAAAAAGCAGTTACTTTAAAATGGATTACAGGAGAAGAAAAAACACAAATAATTGCAAGTGTTTCTGCATCATAG
- a CDS encoding DUF2577 family protein: MDRYDVGIMKFFRERDNKDPDEAKIGKIISLNPMKVSLFGGAAIFIENDDHTPLYVCEDLRKITGTIEIEGNESKNFIITRELNNGDSVLCIPILNGHAYVAVKKV, encoded by the coding sequence ATGGATAGATATGATGTTGGAATTATGAAATTTTTTAGGGAAAGAGATAATAAAGATCCAGATGAAGCTAAAATAGGCAAAATAATTTCATTAAATCCTATGAAGGTATCCTTATTTGGAGGAGCAGCTATATTTATAGAAAATGATGATCATACTCCTCTCTATGTATGTGAGGATCTAAGAAAAATAACTGGAACTATAGAAATTGAAGGCAATGAATCTAAAAATTTTATTATAACAAGAGAATTAAATAATGGGGATAGTGTTTTATGTATTCCCATTTTAAATGGTCATGCTTATGTTGCAGTAAAGAAAGTGTAA
- a CDS encoding N-acetylmuramoyl-L-alanine amidase — MKIGLRAGHSENCTGAIGIVDEHEQMKKYYAVVKSVFEKYGHTVIDCNSNANTEDGELSEGANKANNSNVDFFASLHMNSFNGQAKGTEVLVSSESSKAYPVAQRLVDNFTELGFYNRGVKFQKLFEMNHILAPNIISEICFCDSQEDIDIYNKYSWEQLAYVFCNAIDSNIPKEVSSSENNRKYYVVTNYLPVAYTGYDGVDINYILSYFNDIKCYVRGNEKGIWIETEYLRLDKCNELKKILGSWFYEIKGE, encoded by the coding sequence ATGAAAATTGGACTAAGAGCAGGACATAGTGAAAATTGTACAGGAGCAATAGGAATTGTTGATGAACATGAGCAAATGAAAAAGTATTATGCAGTAGTTAAGTCGGTATTTGAAAAGTACGGCCATACTGTTATAGATTGCAATTCAAATGCTAATACAGAGGATGGAGAGTTAAGTGAGGGAGCAAATAAAGCTAATAACAGTAATGTAGACTTTTTTGCTAGTCTGCATATGAATTCTTTTAATGGTCAGGCAAAAGGGACAGAAGTATTAGTTTCTAGTGAATCTAGTAAAGCATATCCAGTAGCGCAAAGACTTGTAGATAATTTTACTGAGTTAGGTTTTTATAATAGAGGTGTTAAATTTCAAAAGCTTTTTGAAATGAATCATATATTAGCACCAAATATTATTTCAGAAATCTGTTTTTGCGATTCTCAGGAAGACATTGATATATATAATAAATACTCATGGGAGCAATTAGCATATGTGTTTTGCAACGCAATAGATTCTAATATACCTAAGGAAGTTTCTAGTAGTGAAAATAATAGAAAATATTATGTCGTAACCAATTATTTGCCTGTAGCTTATACAGGATATGATGGAGTAGATATTAATTATATATTGAGTTATTTTAATGATATTAAATGTTATGTAAGAGGCAATGAAAAAGGTATTTGGATAGAAACAGAATATCTAAGATTAGATAAATGTAATGAGCTTAAAAAAATTCTTGGAAGTTGGTTCTATGAAATAAAAGGGGAATAG
- a CDS encoding cell wall-binding protein, whose protein sequence is MSNYNIYVSDYNRTKVLQFPTIPPKLPSFSSDSKNEEFETYWDIPYNFIEKKGLIKSSWSDWLPRYASKYYFSKSKVNAKEIIDLIENAKTNAEPIRVVISTPDGYYVNDSFSVEKFEHSIMKNGDYEYSLDLKQWRDYNTIITQTSTVGWQQDNTGWWYVYDANGSYYMGNWQLINNEWYNFRTDGYAQQNSWLQDGAYWYYFKDSCAMARNEWIQYKNKWYYFGSDGAMYFSGSATIDGVKYTFDDDGALIES, encoded by the coding sequence ATGAGTAATTATAATATTTATGTTAGTGATTATAATAGAACAAAAGTATTACAATTTCCAACGATTCCACCTAAGTTACCTTCCTTTTCTAGTGATAGCAAGAATGAGGAGTTTGAAACTTATTGGGATATACCATATAACTTTATTGAGAAAAAAGGATTAATTAAAAGTTCCTGGAGTGATTGGCTTCCAAGATATGCAAGTAAGTATTATTTCTCTAAAAGTAAAGTTAATGCAAAGGAAATAATCGATTTAATTGAAAATGCTAAAACTAATGCTGAACCTATTCGAGTGGTAATAAGTACTCCTGATGGATATTATGTAAATGATTCTTTTAGCGTTGAAAAATTTGAGCATTCAATAATGAAAAATGGCGATTATGAATATAGCTTAGATCTTAAGCAATGGCGAGATTATAATACTATTATTACGCAAACTAGCACAGTAGGATGGCAACAAGATAATACTGGATGGTGGTACGTATATGATGCAAATGGAAGTTATTATATGGGGAATTGGCAGCTTATAAACAATGAATGGTATAATTTTAGAACAGATGGCTATGCACAACAAAATAGTTGGCTTCAAGATGGTGCTTATTGGTATTATTTTAAAGATAGTTGCGCTATGGCTAGAAATGAATGGATTCAATATAAAAATAAATGGTATTATTTTGGTTCTGATGGAGCAATGTATTTTAGTGGATCTGCGACAATAGATGGAGTTAAATATACATTTGATGATGATGGAGCTTTAATTGAAAGTTAG